CACATACTCGGTAGCCAACTGATACAGCACCGGCAATTGGTCCTTCGTATCGAAGCACTTCATAATGTCACCAATGTCACCGGCTGGAGCAACTGGTCCTTCCGATGTCGTGGTTGCGTAATTGGCTGCGAATCCCGAATTGTTGATTGTCGGATAGGCTCCTCCGGAGCTATACGTGGAGCCTGGGCCGGCGAGCTGCTCGAGCACATCATCAAACTCGTGCCCGGGATCGCTCGGCATGCTCTCCGGCGCACTGCCCTGAACGTAATACGTGGCGCCGTTGTAGGAATTCGAATTGCTGGTTGTGGCTGCGTAAATGCCTGGAATACCCGACAGAGCCAGCATATTGTCGAACGAATGATTTTCCAGCATCAAAACAAAAACGTTCTGGATTGCAGAAACGGGCCGAGTGTCTTTGAATTGGAGATCGAAACTTTCATGGTCGCCTGACAGTTCATACGTGTAGACCAGGTTGTTGATGGAGTACTCCAGCCGTGGCGTGTCCAGACTGAAGATCGGGCTACCGCCAATCCACCAGTTGTTCCTCGCCGCAGCGTGCCCTTGTCCGAGATAAACAGTTACCGCTGCGCCAATGGAAAATTCAATGACCACGGCAAACATAAAGTTCAGCTCTTCGGGCGTATCACCGCCCCCGAAGGGGGCATACTCCTTCGCGCTATCGTTGCCGCAATTGGAATTAAATGAGTCTGCAACCGACGTGGATTTTTCGCGGCCGGCCTCCAGCGTGATGGTAAACGTACCATCCGAGGAGCTAATGGTCGGTGGAGTTTGAGAGGGCTGCCCGTCAGTGATGACCAGCGACCCGGATACATAACTGACGTTGCTGATTGCATTCGATAGATCGTTAATGGTGACGATATTGGAGCGCGTCTTGGCGAGAGACGAGTCTGTGGTGTTATCAGGAGTAGACACGGTATTTATCCTTTCTGGTACGAGGGCATAGGGGAACCCTCCTGCAGCGTCCTACCGCCGCAAGGCAGAAAACTCAGGTCTTCAATCAGGCGTGGATAACCGTGTTTCCAGAGTCTGCGCCGTTATCTATCCTGATCAACGGACTATGGCGCGCTTCATCCGCGACAAAGATGGAGCGGCCACAGGGTTACGATCACATCTGTGCATATCTGGGAAAGGAAAGGCAGAAAAGGGGATTCTTCACCGGGCTGGTCGTCAAGTAATCCAGCAGTAACCTTTGCTCCGGCATAGAAATATTGACTGCGACTGCTCTGGATGTCAAGAAGAGAGCTGAGAAGAAGACAGTTCTCAACTGGCGACTCTTTGCCGGCAGCGATGCTCTCGTGCTCGCGTAGTAGAGGTGAAGTCAGACTGCGTAGAGTATTGCGATACCCTATCGAAGGCACACATCATGAAGCTTCTGCTCACATCTTCTGGCATCAATAACCCGAGCATTCATGGTGCGCTGGTCGATCTCCTGGGAAAACCAATCGCCGAGTCCAACGCACTCTTCATCCCCACAGCGATCTATCCCTTTCCCTCCAGTGCTGGTATGGCATACCGGGCTATCTGCGGAAACGCCGAACCTCCCTTGTGCGAACTGGGCTGGAAGTCATTGGGTGTGCTGGAGCTCACCGCATTGCCCAGCATCGAGAAAACCCATTGGGTCTCGGCTATCGAGGAGACGGACGCACTGCTCGTCTGGGGCGGCGATCCGCTTTACCTGAGCTATTGGATGAGCCAGTCCGGAGTGAGTGAGCTCTTACCATCCTTACAGCGGGCGCCGGTCTATGTCGGAGTAAGCGCCGGCAGCATGGCCGTGGCTCCCATCTTCGGCGAAACCTACCGTAAG
This genomic window from Terriglobus albidus contains:
- a CDS encoding Type 1 glutamine amidotransferase-like domain-containing protein, translating into MKLLLTSSGINNPSIHGALVDLLGKPIAESNALFIPTAIYPFPSSAGMAYRAICGNAEPPLCELGWKSLGVLELTALPSIEKTHWVSAIEETDALLVWGGDPLYLSYWMSQSGVSELLPSLQRAPVYVGVSAGSMAVAPIFGETYRKPYRGTGNPLTVEEMVFATPQGEIGKNFITAKGAGFTDFALIPHANHKDRPDASFASAEKWAAKLPVPVYAIDDHTAIKVKDDTVEVVSEGHWRLFTP